The Cucurbita pepo subsp. pepo cultivar mu-cu-16 chromosome LG08, ASM280686v2, whole genome shotgun sequence genome contains a region encoding:
- the LOC111800298 gene encoding histone-lysine N-methyltransferase family member SUVH9-like, which produces MDSPIPFLDLNLLPDPSTAVMAAATSPKSATINSSVNKFVETGRLLTPKLEPKLEPFDDVYQTPVTQQSQPVQERFLSSTSSNFFSNSDFARTPFSDQNHHLFSQSSSISSDKDNVYSEFYRISQLFRTAFGKGSESNGDVEVVDPDSRAIVPVPDENHVSTMVVSKRRYDKRSSELVRVTDLGVDDQRYFRDVVRRTRMVFDSLRVLSMPEEEKSSGLIRRLRSDLRASSLMRERGLWLNRDKRIVGSIPGVHIGDLFFFRMELCVVGLHGQAQAGIDYVPASQSSNGEPIATSVIVSGGYEDDEDSGDTIIYTGHGGQDKFSKQCMHQKLEGGNLALERSMHYGIEVRVIRGMKYAGSVTSKIYVYDGLYRILECWFDVGKSGFGVYKFKLLRIDGQAEMGSSILKFAENLRSKPLSLRPSGYLSLDISMKKEAVPVLLFNDIDNDQEPLYYEYLVGTVFPPFAFHQSGSGTGCSCVSGCVHDCFCAMKNGGEFAYDQNGCLVRGKPIIFECGPFCQCPPQCRNRVSQKGLKHRLEVFRSRETGWGVRSLDLIPAGAFICEYAGVVLTREQAQVLSMNGDTLIYPNRFSDRWAEWGDLSQIYSNYVRPSYPSVPPLDFAMDVSRMRNVACYISHSTSPNVLVQFVLYDHNNLMFPHLMLFAMENIPPLRELSIDYGVADEWSGKLAICN; this is translated from the coding sequence ATGGATTCTCCTATTCCCTTTCTGGACCTCAATCTTCTGCCCGACCCATCTACTGCTGTAATGGCGGCCGCAACTTCCCCTAAATCAGCCACAATCAACTCTTCTGTcaataaatttgttgaaactGGCAGGTTGTTGACCCCTAAATTGGAGCCGAAGCTCGAGCCGTTCGACGATGTTTATCAGACTCCGGTGACCCAACAATCCCAACCAGTTCAGGAACGTTTCTTGTCGAGCACTTCTTCGAATTTTTTCTCTAACTCGGATTTTGCTCGTACACCTTTTTCTGACCAGAATCATCACCTGTTTTCTCAGTCTTCGTCCATTTCTTCTGATAAGGACAATGTTTATTCCGAATTTTACCGCATTTCTCAGCTGTTTAGGACTGCTTTTGGTAAAGGATCTGAGAGCAATGGGGATGTTGAAGTTGTGGATCCTGATTCTCGGGCAATTGTCCCGGTTCCTGATGAGAATCATGTGTCTACTATGGTCGTTTCTAAGAGGAGGTATGATAAAAGATCTTCTGAACTTGTGAGAGTGACTGATCTTGGGGTTGATGACCAGAGGTATTTCCGAGATGTGGTGAGACGAACCAGGATGGTTTTTGATTCGTTGCGCGTGTTATCCATGCCGGAGGAGGAGAAGAGTTCGGGACTAATCCGGCGACTTCGGAGTGATTTGAGAGCTTCGTCCTTGATGAGAGAGCGCGGTCTGTGGCTGAATCGCGACAAACGGATTGTTGGTTCGATTCCTGGAGTGCACATTGGCGATCTGTTCTTCTTTAGGATGGAATTGTGTGTTGTTGGATTGCACGGTCAGGCTCAAGCTGGAATTGACTATGTTCCTGCGAGTCAGAGCTCCAACGGCGAGCCAATTGCCACTAGCGTGATTGTTTCTGGTGGATATGAGGACGATGAGGATTCTGGAGACACGATAATCTATACGGGTCATGGTGGGCAagacaaattttcaaaacaatgTATGCACCAGAAGCTTGAAGGTGGGAACCTTGCACTGGAGAGAAGCATGCACTACGGGATTGAAGTGAGGGTAATACGAGGTATGAAGTACGCCGGCAGTGTAACAAGTAAGATTTATGTATACGATGGTCTATATAGAATTCTCGAATGTTGGTTTGACGTGGGGAAGTCTGGTTTTGGTGTTTACAAGTTTAAGCTTCTAAGGATTGATGGTCAAGCCGAAATGGGTAGCTCCATTTTGAAATTTGCAGAGAATCTCAGGTCTAAACCATTGTCTTTGAGGCCTTCTGGTTATCTCAGTCTCGATATTTCAATGAAGAAGGAGGCTGTTCcagttctcctcttcaatgaTATTGACAACGATCAAGAACCATTGTATTATGAGTATCTTGTTGGGACTGTGTTTCCGCCGTTCGCCTTTCACCAATCAGGAAGCGGTACTGGATGCAGTTGTGTTTCAGGTTGTGTTCATGATTGCTTTTGTGCTATGAAAAACGGTGGGGAGTTTGCTTATGATCAAAATGGATGTCTAGTGAGAGGAAAACCGATAATTTTCGAATGCGGACCCTTCTGTCAATGCCCCCCTCAATGTCGGAATCGTGTTTCACAGAAGGGATTGAAGCACAGACTTGAAGTGTTTAGGTCCAGGGAAACAGGTTGGGGCGTTAGATCCTTGGACCTGATACCTGCTGGTGCTTTTATATGTGAATATGCAGGAGTTGTCCTCACGAGGGAACAGGCTCAAGTTCTTTCTATGAATGGTGATACATTAATATATCCAAATCGTTTTTCGGATAGATGGGCAGAATGGGGCGATCTATCTCAAATATATTCTAATTATGTGCGGCCATCATACCCCTCTGTTCCTCCTCTGGATTTCGCGATGGATGTGTCCAGAATGAGAAATGTTGCTTGTTATATAAGCCATAGTACATCGCCAAACGTGTTGGTCCAGTTCGTGTTATATGATCATAATAATTTGATGTTTCCTCACCTTATGTTGTTTGCAATGGAGAATATCCCTCCTCTGAGGGAACTTAGCATTGACTATGGTGTGGCTGATGAATGGTCAGGGAAACTTGCCATCTGTAACTAA
- the LOC111799663 gene encoding uncharacterized protein LOC111799663: MGGGRITTNTTTASNTTPKKVMVVVDPTRESAAALQYSLSHAVIDCDEVILLHVDNPNSWKNAITTFLKRPNGGPANTATPTDNAASDAGGGGPMDVDFLKEMKKVCKVARPELNVRTARVELEGKDKAAMIMAQTKALDIDLLVIGQRRSLSTAILGYKRAGVAKMLDTAEYLIENSNCTCVAVQKKGQNAGYLLNTKTHRNFWLLA; encoded by the exons ATGGGAGGAGGGCGGATTACAACTAATACGACTACGGCGTCCAACACCACACCTAAAAAGGTCATGGTAGTCGTCGACCCCACTCGAGAGTCCGCTGCCGCGCTCCAGTATTCGCTTTCGCATGCTGTCATTGATTGCGATGAGGTCATTCTTCTCCATGTCGACAATCCTAATTCTTGGAAAAACGCTATTACTACGTTCCTTAAGAGGCCTAATGGTGGACCCGCCAATACTGCCACTCCCACTGACAACGCCGCCTCCGACGCCGGAGGAGGAGGACCGATGGATGTCGATTTTCTTAAGGAGATGAAGAAGGTATGCAAGGTTGCTCGTCCGGAACTGAATGTGCGGACGGCGAGGGTTGAATTGGAAGGCAAAGATAAAGCTGCCATGATCATGGCTCAAACTAAGGCCCTCGATATTGATCTGCTAGTCATAGGGCAGAGGCGAAGTCTCTCCACAGCGATCTTAGG ATATAAACGGGCAGGAGTGGCAAAAATGTTGGACACAGCTGAGTATTTGATAGAGAACAGCAATTGCACTTGTGTTGCTGTGCAAAAGAAGGGTCAAAATGCAGGCTATCTTTTGAACACCAAAACCCACAGAAACTTCTGGCTCTTGGCTTGA